One genomic region from Yarrowia lipolytica chromosome 1C, complete sequence encodes:
- a CDS encoding uncharacterized protein (Truncated form of YALI0C16731g, similar to Saccharomyces cerevisiae PET191 (YJR034W); ancestral locus Anc_1.458, similar to uniprot|Q02772 Saccharomyces cerevisiae YJR034w PET191 involved in assembly of cytochrome oxidase): MVQRNTPKDCLTKPELVKDMPEECVLLMNSFLACRRGMVDMTKRFRGNAPLSTGQFDEKYEKMSTGHFQPDEELITSGPAPQQDEKQKELARLSGGR, translated from the coding sequence ATGGTCCAGAGAAACACGCCCAAGGACTGTCTCACCAAGCCCGAGCTCGTCAAAGATATGCCCGAAGAGTGTGTCTTGCTCATGAACTCGTTTCTGGCCTGTAGACGAGGCATGGTGGACATGACCAAGAGATTCCGAGGAAACGCCCCGCTATCGACCGGCCAGTTTGATGAGAAATACGAGAAAATGTCCACCGGCCATTTCCAGCCCGATGAGGAGCTCATCACCTCGGGACCCGCTCCCCAGCAGGAtgagaagcagaaggagcttgCCCGGCTTAGTGGAGGACGATAG
- a CDS encoding uncharacterized protein (Compare to YALI0C16753g, highly similar to ca|CA5757|IPF1067 Candida albicans Putative glutamate decarboxylase) yields MTVSNEIKPLPQEANRVQDAKEILDRLVPRVIEYIDSATKEGSKVGPSETPQEIRKQVDLTLPEKGEGIDGLFESVEHVLSKSVNTWHPGFLDKLYASTNPVGVASDIILSVLNTNSHVYTVSPILTLIEKSVAKQYAGLFGFNGPRAGGLTFPGGSYSNITSMAMARAIKYPDTKTEGNSDYKFAVFASSHCHYSVKKAAILLGIGQSQVLSIDVDKEGRMIASDLAAKIETAKTKGYTPLYINATAGTTVFGSYDPFHQIAEIAQKNNLWFHIDGSWGGNVCFSDKYRYKLDGSEKADSITVNPHKMLGVPTTCSFLLVPDENAFKTANALQAPYLFHGSNEEENFDLADGTLGCGRRPDALKLYLGWQWFGTEGYGKRVDHAFELTKYLAEQVQNRPGFELVSQFPPPCLQTCFYYAPSGSLASEASANSDATRFMAKKLYDSGKFLVDYAPEQGEGGRGEFFRVVINAPTVSSKTVDDLLNEVERLGKEYTKK; encoded by the coding sequence ATGACTGTTTCCAACGAAATCAAACCGCTACCGCAAGAGGCCAACCGGGTCcaggacgccaaggagattctcGACCGCCTCGTGCCCAGAGTCATCGAGTACATTGACTCGGCTACCAAAGAAGGATCCAAGGTGGGGCCGTCAGAAACCCCCCAGGAGATTCGAAAGCAGGTCGATCTGACGCTCCCCGAGAAGGGAGAGGGCATCGACGGTCTGTTCGAGTCGGTGGAACACGTGCTGTCCAAATCGGTCAACACCTGGCACCCGGGCTTTCTCGATAAGCTGTACGCCTCCACCAACCCCGTCGGAGTGGCTTCGGACATCATTCTGTCTGTTCTCAACACAAACTCGCACGTGTACACCGTGTCACCCATCCTGACTCTGATCGAAAAGTCCGTGGCCAAGCAGTATGCCGGCCTGTTTGGTTTCAACGGCCCCCGGGCTGGTGGCCTCACCTTCCCGGGCGGATCGtactccaacatcacctCCATGGCCATGGCCCGAGCCATCAAGTATCCCGACACCAAGACCGAGGGCAACAGCGACTATAAGTTTGCCGTCTTCGCCTCTTCCCACTGCCACTACTccgtcaagaaggccgccATCCTGCTTGGTATTGGCCAGTCGCAGGTTCTGTCTATCGATGTTGACAAGGAGGGCCGAATGATTGCCTCCGATCTCGCTGCAAAGATCGAGACCGCCAAGACCAAGGGCTACACTCCTCTGTACATCAACGCGACCGCCGGAACCACCGTTTTTGGTTCCTACGATCCCTTCCACCAGATTGCCGAGATTGCCCAGAAGAACAACCTGTGGTTCCATATCGACGGATCGTGGGGAGGAAACGTTTGTTTCTCTGACAAGTACAGATACAAGCTTGATGGTTCCGAGAAGGCAGATTCCATCACCGTCAACCCTCACAAAATGCTAGGTGTCCCCACCACATGCTCTTTCCTGCTTGTTCCCGACGAGAACGCTTTCAAGACCGCAAACGCCCTGCAGGCTCCTTACCTGTTCCACGGCTCTAACGAAGAGGAGAACTTTGATCTTGCCGACGGCACCCTGGGTTGTGGGCGACGACCCGACGCCCTCAAGCTGTACCTCGGCTGGCAGTGGTTTGGAACCGAGGGCTACGGCAAGCGAGTGGACCACGCGTTCGAGCTGACCAAGTACCTTGCCGAGCAGGTCCAGAACCGGCCTGGATTTGAGCTTGTGTCCCagtttcctcctccttgtctccAGACGTGCTTCTACTACGCTCCTAGCGGCTCTCTGGCTTCTGAGGCAAGTGCAAACTCGGACGCTACCCGGTtcatggccaagaagctgtaTGACTCGGGCAAGTTCCTGGTCGACTATGCTCCCGAGCAGGGTGAGGGCGGCCGAGGCGAGTTCTTCCGAGTCGTCATTAACGCTCCTACCGTGAGCTCCAAGACCGTTGACGACCTGCTCAACGAGGTTGAGAGACTGGGTAAGGAGTACACCAAGAAGTAG
- a CDS encoding uncharacterized protein (Compare to YALI0C16775g, similar to uniprot|P53691 Saccharomyces cerevisiae YLR216c CPR6 member of the cyclophilin family P8.4.f6.1, similar to Saccharomyces cerevisiae CPR7 (YJR032W); ancestral locus Anc_1.456) yields MTNPRVFFEVAIGGKTIGKIYFELFADKVPKTAENFRALCTGEKGNTQAGIPLHFKGSSFHRVIKDFMVQGGDFTAGNGTGGESIYGEKFPDEAFPYPHDQPFLLSMANAGPNTNGSQFFITTTETPHLDNKHVVFGKLLSGKGIVRQIERTETGEQDRPKQPVTIVDCGELPADFQVPVGNVDDGTGDDYEDFLKDNDNVDVNDPASVLGAIEKLKSIGTKLFKEGNAEGALKKYLKATTYLEDYLPDDLSEENIAKVHALRISCYLNVALMALKVNQPKVAIKAATSALDDETVANKEKAKALFRRGSGYAALKNETDALKDLNAALELEPADGAIKNKIEEVKQAAQRRREAEKKKYAGFFGGK; encoded by the coding sequence aTGACCAACCCCCGAGTGTTTTTCGAGGTCGCAATTGGCGGCAAGACCATCGGCAAGATCTACTTTGAGCTGTTTGCCGACAAGGTGCCCAAGACCGCCGAGAACTTCCGAGCTCTGTGCACTGGCGAGAAGGGCAACACCCAGGCCGGAATCCCTCTGCATTTCAAGGGCTCGTCTTTCCACCGAGTCATCAAGGACTTTATGGTGCAGGGAGGAGACTTCACCGCTGGCAACGGTACCGGAGGAGAGTCCATCTACGGGGAGAAGTTCCCTGACGAGGCGTTCCCTTACCCCCATGATCAGCCCTTCTTGCTGTCAATGGCCAACGCCGGGCCCAACACCAACGGCTCGCAgttcttcatcaccaccaccgaaACCCCCCATCTCGACAACAAGCATGTGGTATTTGGCAAGTTGCTCAGCGGCAAGGGTATTGTGCGACAGATCGAGCGAACTGAGACAGGCGAGCAGGACCGACCCAAGCAGCCCGTCACCATTGTGGACTGCGGAGAGCTGCCCGCAGACTTCCAGGTGCCTGTTGGAAACGTCGACGACGGCACTGGAGACGACTACGAGGACTTCCTCAAGGATAACGACAATGTGGACGTGAACGACCCTGCCTCTGTGCTGGGAgccattgagaagctcaagtCGATCGGAACCAAGCTGTTCAAGGAGGGAAACGCCGAGGGAGCGCTCAAGAAGTACCTCAAGGCCACCACCTACCTGGAGGACTATCTTCCCGATGATTTGTCCGAGGagaacattgccaaggTGCATGCTCTGCGAATCTCGTGCTACCTCAACGTGGCTCTCATGGCTCTTAAGGTCAACCAGCCCAAGGTTGCCATCAAGGCCGCGACTTCTGCTCTTGATGACGAGACTGTggccaacaaggagaaggccaaggcttTGTTCCGACGGGGATCTGGATACGCCGCTCTCAAGAACGAGACCGACGCTCTCAAGGATCTGAAtgctgctctggagctcGAGCCCGCTGATGgggccatcaagaacaagattgaggaggtcAAACAGGCTGCGCAGAGACGACGGGAggcggagaagaagaagtatGCTGGTTTCTTTGGAGGCAAATAA
- a CDS encoding uncharacterized protein (Truncated form of YALI0C16797g, similar to uniprot|Q96VP9 Glomus intraradices Probable acyl-CoA dehydrogenase), with protein sequence MRKVGHKFKIGTLKDAEANPTRAMIAPNKTTALEPYGDLVPYADPNWYHGYHNPYYKESHAKLRDEVRQWVEEKIEPFVEEWDEEKEVPKEIFQEMGKRGYLAGSLGTPYKELAKYTNVKPASVPIEEYDMFHELIITDEIMRAGSGGLTWNLLGGYCIGLPPVIKFAKEPLKERILPGLLDGSKRICLCITEPDAGSDVANITTTAEKTPDGKFYIVNGIKKWITNGIWADYFTVAVRTGGPGSGMNGISVLLLERGMEGLETRRMNTQGMLSSGSTWVTMEDVKVPVENLLGKENKGFKVIMTNFNHERVGIIIQANRASRVCYEEACKYAHKRKTFGKPLIEHPVIRAKLANMAIRIESTHAWLENLVFQCQMFPEEEAMLRLGGAIAGCKAQATQTLELCAREASQIFGGLSYTRGGLGGKVERLYREVRAYAIPGGSEEIMLDLAMRQALKVHKAVGAKL encoded by the coding sequence ATGCGAAAGGTTGGACACAAGTTCAAGATCGGAACCCTTAAAGACGCTGAAGCAAACCCCACTCGAGCCATGATTGCCCCTAACAAGACCACCGCCCTCGAGCCCTACGGAGACCTTGTCCCCTACGCCGACCCCAACTGGTACCACGGCTACCACAACCCCTACTACAAGGAGTCCCACGCCAAGCTGCGTGACGAGGTCCGACAGTGggttgaggagaagattgagcCCTTCGTTGAGGAATGggatgaggagaaggaggttcCCAAGGAGATCTTCCAGGAGATGGGCAAGCGAGGTTACCTTGCCGGCTCTCTCGGCACCCCctacaaggagctggccaagtaCACCAACGTCAAGCCCGCCTCTGTGCCCATTGAGGAGTACGACATGTTCCACGAGCTCATCATCACCGACGAGATCATGCGAGCTGGCTCCGGAGGTCTCACCTGGAACCTGCTTGGTGGCTACTGTATTGGTCTGCCTCCCGTGATCAAGTTCGCCAAGGAGCCCCTTAAGGAGCGAATCCTCCCCGGCCTGCTCGACGGTTCCAAGCGAATCTGTCTGTGTATCACTGAGCCCGACGCTGGCTCCGATGTtgccaacatcaccactacCGCCGAGAAGACCCCCGACGGAAAGTTCTACATTGTCAACGGTATCAAGAAGTGGATCACCAACGGTATCTGGGCTGACTACTTCACTGTTGCCGTCCGAACCGGTGGCCCCGGCTCTGGCATGAACGGTATCTCtgttctgctgctcgagcGAGGCATGGAGGGTCTTGAGACCCGACGAATGAACACTCAGGGTATGCTGTCTTCCGGCTCTACCTGGGTCACCATGGAGGATGTCAAGGTCCCCGTGGAGAACCTGCTCGGcaaggagaacaagggTTTCAAGGTCATCATGACCAACTTCAACCACGAGCGAGTTGGTATCATCATCCAGGCAAACCGAGCTTCTCGAGTTTGCTACGAGGAGGCCTGCAAGTACGCCCACAAGCGAAAGACTTTCGGCAAGCCTCTGATTGAGCACCCCGTCATCCGAGCCAAGCTCGCCAACATGGCCATTCGAATCGAGTCCACCCACGCCTGGCTCGAGAACCTGGTCTTCCAGTGCCAGATGttccccgaggaggaggccatgCTTCGACTTGGTGGTGCCATTGCTGGTTGCAAGGCCCAGGCCACCCAGACCCTCGAGCTGTGTGCCCGAGAGGCTTCCCAGATCTTTGGTGGTCTTTCCTACACCCGAGGCGGTCTCGGAGGTAAGGTTGAGCGACTGTACCGAGAGGTCCGAGCCTACGCCATCCCCGGTGGATCCGAGGAGATTAtgctggatctggccaTGCGACAGGCCCTCAAGGTCCACAAGGCTGTTGGCGCCAAGCTTTAA
- a CDS encoding uncharacterized protein (Compare to YALI0C16819g, similar to uniprot|Q01590 Saccharomyces cerevisiae YLR026c SED5 syntaxin (T-SNARE), similar to Saccharomyces cerevisiae SED5 (YLR026C); ancestral locus Anc_2.421) has protein sequence MLSVQNRTQEFKSAVAAQARLRQNAVPAPQTRSAKSQFAQDASKIAAEIADTTQMLQRLAQLAQRKTLFDDRPVEINELTHVIKQKVSRVNEQLTQLQQRAKQSTGQKQTMEHSKNVVVLLQEKLSTVTAGFADVLEERTRNIQASKSRHEQFISATSASTQQAASSPLYGSGTASSNPYDMQMQQQDQLSGADPETSDLLTLPQQDTLLLDQQDMYVQQRSTAVEAIESTIQELGGMFSQLATMVAEQRETVARIDQNTDDISLNVSGAQRELMKYYARISSNRWLMVKVFGIVIAFFMLWVLIS, from the coding sequence ATGCTCTCTGTGCAGAACCGGACCCAGGAATTCAAAAGCGCGGTCGCGGCGCAGGCGCGGCTGCGGCAAAACGCCGTGCCGGCGCCACAAACCCGATCTGCAAAGTCGCAGTTTGCCCAGGACGCGTCGAAAATCGCCGCCGAAATCGCCGACACCACACAGATGCTGCAACGGCTAGCACAGCTGGCGCAGCGCAAGACGCTGTTCGACGACCGCCCCGTGGAGATCAACGAACTGACGCACGTGATCAAACAGAAGGTGTCGCGGGTTAACGAGCAGCTGacccagctccagcaacgGGCCAAGCAGTCGACGGGCCAGAAGCAGACCATGGAGCACTCGAAAAACgtggtggtgttgctgCAAGAAAAGCTGTCGACAGTCACGGCAGGGTTTGCCGAtgttctggaggagagaaCTCGAAACATCCAGGCATCCAAATCTCGACATGAACAGTTCATTTCCGCCACGTCGGCTTCCACACAACAAGCGGCTTCCAGCCCGCTCTACGGCTCGGGAACAGCTTCGTCCAACCCTTACGATATGCAGATGCAACAGCAGGATCAACTGAGTGGAGCAGACCCAGAAACATCAGACCTGTTGACCCTCCCCCAGCAGGACACGTTACTGCTTGACCAACAAGACATGTACGTGCAGCAGCGGTCGACAGCCGTGGAGGCCATCGAAAGCACCATCCAAGAACTTGGAGGCATGTTTTCGCAATTGGCCACTATGGTGGCGGAACAGAGAGAAACTGTGGCCCGAATCGACCAGAACACCGATGATATCTCGTTGAACGTGAGTGGAGCGCAGAGAGAACTCATGAAGTACTACGCTCGAATCTCGTCGAATCGGTGGTTGATGGTCAAGGTGTTTGGTATTGTTATTGCGTTTTTCATGTTGTGGGTGTTGATTTCGTAA
- a CDS encoding uncharacterized protein (Compare to YALI0C16841g, similar to Saccharomyces cerevisiae SPO73 (YER046W); ancestral locus Anc_7.212, some similarities with AN4995 2 Aspergillus nidulans predicted protein) — MGLLEKTLFAEGEPFSYDGNNRGKRKLRPMDGSSLPLENTDFSAETLDRLVGRNVVSPASDYFHLGESGEVSEEVRARRELRDRRLAAEEERERGARAARKRAEKETWKEIEQKYGEGKEPVVGDLRRHVSKDEDGNAKEYVPFDEPSTSIIPPETSQDGNKDCKPPKGAFERETPSYKTALPIGEYYRGKVGPFDLYGYCTALPILNGRQGSGHGTTDCSCLVTNTASSSTSSKSRTSTSPPSPTSSSSSNSDTKETHHGHQHDYTYHDTTSNDSFKDALEELDEPSDDGSFQEPSTAKSTHNLHSWKDGDTDTLRGEHADIGTAEISTLGKPNLSMGHVMGRTHSPSIASRDSSAYVQEPISIVEDSASIEEEESITTTRSRVSSHSRDKTVSPSRPGSLSRVASRDRTVSPGGSRPSSPVRSKSPPLPAFTSARHKSPQRVPTLELPEGDGGNQVTRHEDDAVIIDDSESSVSEYEVEADLPTIDAAMDSSEEQLENDIDHLGIGDSSRLDLPILHSLESHLLPHIEGHHHHHHHGHVRKKLIRRLSNSRKSSESSLSSIDSRDFSRPVQFCNEVGVPDPSWQSHDVSDPEEISAPILPRFESLKKSTKGKKIGGGRKGRRRAAIEEEANNGGERSEKRSVLSSRRNKGKEVDDGYESTATGKSRRPSVATNATLSPSFGAVSDFSDMDSDVEGICGLESGMASRNRSSVSVNSKHASLLSKASAKSKAASFKSTTGNPSTGKPAYVSKIISEEEYINDYYRKNYGHDAPKVEEPVAEETGLHHVKSTKSIKIDEPESVIEKRQSQVDPLYRPKPLPEPRKSGESSRSVKSNKSGKSGLPHISRGVAMMMTGLSPTNSTPASMRDSISPEGSEGWRSRESLVSRSRAASLAPSINRDSWSRAPSTNRGSVSRAPSLSRDDSRTQSFMSRDHPHLSRLRSSFRHSSDDSSAYPASMDLNLPQGRTISNPDISIHHPLFHQQQRQHELEDHEGGWSATWRSCFRGVCVPWNVKRWHTEADWNSTWGISWPWSSKKCAPKDNELGGDLHRDSTSLPCIRVRGDPGPRSTNLETMDHATLNTSACDVAAVHSLASRLGDPADSLYDLADEEADMFDQGQYWGVSGDNPEVRPLSEAASQKGYVLDVIYENQRGMFVFGHPFFSSNSLLNFDRKPWTTLDNKAAPGDPQSYPLPNTNWQWAWKYWYIDMSGDVDDHGWSYSWFFRSRRWHGSHVWFHSWVRRRRWIRVRKTREFNKSEAITGRLERPIRIHDSLLEAKQRGDANRAAHKASSGAVVTNSAAHDFMHAKYSVLVESAASAATWGDFWEVFTACRLDRERTAVIITCIRNPVNTGALTRLAQNPNEAIDQYQFSENIDKLCARVGQLVNDVEMTQGTDMSKKVYEIETGKEKEGHKPVEPGEHLELLQEFLDGIREHVAGAAGFYSRLEQAELEMPQTASSEGSEPKTAKKGTIDERIG; from the coding sequence ATGGGTCTGCTAGAAAAGACGCTATTTGCGGAAGGAGAGCCGTTTTCCTACGATGGCAACAACCGGGGCAAGCGCAAACTCCGGCCGATGGACGGGTCGAGTTTGCCGCTTGAAAACACTGACTTTTCGGCCGAAACCCTCGATCGACTAGTTGGAAGGAACGTGGTGTCTCCTGCTTCGGACTATTTCCATCTTGGAGAGAGTGGTGAGGTTTCAGAAGAGGTACGCGCAAGACGGGAGCTTCGGGACCGTAGGCTTGCTGCCGAAGAGGAACGTGAGAGGGGAGCGAGAGCCGCAAGAAAGAGAGCTGAAAAGGAAACCTGGAAGGAGATCGAGCAGAAGTACGGCGAGGGGAAGGAGCCTGTGGTTGGAGATTTGCGGCGGCATGTTTCGAAGGATGAAGACGGAAATGCAAAGGAATATGTCCCCTTTGATGAACCGTCGACTTCAATCATTCCTCCTGAAACCAGTCAGGATGGCAATAAGGATTGCAAGCCTCCGAAGGGGGCGTTTGAGAGAGAGACGCCGTCGTACAAGACTGCGTTGCCTATTGGTGAGTACTACCGAGGAAAAGTGGGACCGTTTGATCTATAtgggtactgtactgcatTACCCATACTTAACGGAAGACAGGGCTCAGGCCATGGGACCACTGATTGTAGTTGCCTAGTCACTAACACAGCATCATCATCTACCTCATCCAAATCCCGCACGTCCAcgtcaccaccatcaccaacatcttcttcgtcatccAACTCGGATACCAAAGAAACACACCATGGACACCAACACGACTACACATACCACGACACGACATCCAACGATTCGTTCAAGGACGCTCTTGAAGAGCTGGATGAACCCAGTGACGACGGAAGCTTCCAGGAGCCGTCGACAGCAAAAAGCACACACAATTTGCATTCCTGGAAAGATGGAGATACCGACACACTGAGAGGAGAGCATGCTGATATCGGCACAGCAGAAATCAGCACTTTGGGCAAGCCAAACCTTAGCATGGGCCACGTGATGGGCCGAACACACTCGCCGTCCATagcgtcacgtgactcatCTGCTTACGTGCAGGAGCCTATCTCTATTGTTGAAGATAGTGCGAGTatcgaggaggaagaaagTATTACAACCACCCGGTCACGTGTATCTTCCCACTCGCGTGACAAAACTGTGTCTCCCTCGCGCCCAGGGTCTCTATCACGTGttgcatcacgtgaccgaacGGTTTCTCCAGGTGGATCACGCCCCTCGTCTCCTGTTCGATCAAAATCCCCTCCTCTGCCTGCATTTACATCAGCTCGTCACAAGTCGCCACAACGAGTTCCAACACTGGAGTTGCCCGAGGGCGATGGAGGCAATCAGGTGACTAGACATGAGGACGATGCTGTGATTATTGACGACTCAGAGTCCTCCGTCTCAGAATACGAGGTGGAAGCGGATCTTCCTACGATTGACGCAGCCATGGACTCGTCTGAGGAGCAGCTAGAGAACGACATTGATCATCTCGGGATTGGAGACTCGTCACGACTAGACTTGCCGATCCTGCACTCTCTAGAGTCCCATTTGCTGCCTCATATTGAGggtcatcatcatcatcatcatcatggcCATGTTCGCAAGAAGCTGATTCGACGACTGTCCAACAGCCGTAAAtcgtccgagtcgtccttgtcgtcgattgactcacgtgacttttcCCGTCCCGTCCAGTTCTGCAATGAGGTTGGAGTGCCTGATCCCTCCTGGCAGTCCCACGACGTTTCCGATCCAGAGGAGATTTCAGCTCCCATTTTGCCCCGGTTCGAGAGTCTCAAGAAATCGACCAAGGGTAAGAAGattggaggtggaagaaagggaaggaggagagctgccattgaggaggaggccaacaaTGGAGGAGAACGCAGTGAGAAGAGGAGTGTCCTTAGCAGCAGAAGGAACAAGGGTAAGGAGGTGGATGATGGATACGAGTCGACTGCGACAGGTAAGTCTAGAAGACCGTCTGTGGCTACTAATGCGACTctgtctccttcttttggAGCAGTTTCTGATTTTTCGGATATGGACTCGGATGTTGAAGGTATTTGTGGTTTGGAGAGCGGAATGGCAAGCAGGAACAGATCGTCTGTTAGTGTCAACAGCAAACACGCTAGCCTTCTTAGTAAAGCTAGTGCAAAGTCGAAGGCTGCTAGTTTCAAATCTACCACCGGCAACCCCTCTACTGGTAAACCAGCATACGTGTCAAAGATCATTTCGGAAGAGGAATACATCAACGACTACTATCGGAAAAACTACGGCCACGATGCTCcaaaggtggaggagcctgtTGCTGAAGAAACAGGTTTGCACCACGTCAAGTCGACCAAGTCTATTAAAATCGACGAGCCAGAGTCCGTGATTGAGAAACGTCAGTCCCAGGTCGATCCTCTTTACAGACCTAAACCTCTTCCGGAGCCTAGAAAGTCTGGcgagagctccagaagTGTGAAATCGAACAAGTCCGGAAAATCAGGTCTGCCCCACATTTCTCGAGGAGTGGCTATGATGATGACAGGTTTGAGTCCCACGAACTCCACTCCTGCATCGATGAGAGACAGCATCAGCCCGGAGGGGTCGGAAGGCTggcggtcacgtgagtcgCTGGTATCGAGGTCGAGAGCCGCATCACTGGCACCATCCATCAATCGCGATtcatggtcacgtgcgcCGTCAACGAACCGTGGGTCTGTATCGCGTGCACCATcgctgtcacgtgatgacTCGCGAACACAATCGTttatgtcacgtgaccatcCACATCTGTCCCGGCTCAGGTCTTCCTTTCGGCACTCCTCGGATGATTCTTCAGCCTACCCTGCTTCCATGGACTTGAATCTCCCTCAAGGGCGCACAATTTCGAACCCCGATATCAGCATCCATCACCCACTCTtccaccagcaacagcggCAGCATGAGCTTGAAGATCATGAAGGCGGCTGGTCAGCTACCTGGAGAAGTTGTTTTCGAGGAGTCTGTGTTCCGTGGAATGTTAAGAGATGGCACACGGAAGCAGACTGGAATTCCACATGGGGTATCTCGTGGCCCTGGTCTAGCAAAAAGTGTGCTCCTAAAGACAATGAGCTGGGAGGCGATCTTCACCGAGACAGCACCTCTTTACCTTGTATTCGGGTGCGTGGAGATCCTGGTCCACGAAGTACGAACCTTGAAACCATGGACCATGCCACTCTCAACACTTCTGCCTGTGATGTGGCGGCTGTTCATTCTCTGGCTTCTCGTCTGGGAGATCCTGCTGACTCATTGTACGATCTGGCAGACGAAGAAGCCGACATGTTTGATCAAGGTCAGTATTGGGGTGTTTCCGGCGATAACCCTGAAGTTAGACCTCTCTCCGAAGCTGCTAGTCAAAAGGGTTATGTTCTGGACGTGATTTACGAGAACCAGAGAGGAATGTTTGTCTTTGGACACcctttcttctcctccaactcgcTGCTCAACTTTGACAGAAAGCCCTGGACCACTCTGGACAACAAGGCTGCTCCTGGCGATCCCCAGAGCTACCCCCTGCCGAACACAAACTGGCAGTGGGCGTGgaagtactggtacattGATATGAGTGGTGACGTGGACGACCACGGATGGTCGTATTCGTGGTTTTTCCGATCGAGGAGATGGCACGGCAGTCATGTGTGGTTCCATTCATGGGTCAGACGAAGACGGTGGATTCGGGTGCGTAAAACTCGTGAATTCAACAAGTCCGAGGCGATCACTGGTCGACTTGAACGACCCATCAGGATCCACGATTCACTGCTGGAGGCTAAACAGAGAGGGGATGCCAATAGAGCTGCTCACAAGGCGTCTTCGGGTGCTGTGGTGACCAATTCTGCGGCCCACGACTTTATGCACGCCAAGTACTCTGTGCTGGTCGAGTCTGCAGCTTCAGCAGCTACCTGGGGCGACTTCTGGGAGGTTTTCACAGCCTGTCGTCTTGACCGAGAGCGTACTGCGGTGATAATCACGTGTATTCGAAACCCCGTGAACACGGGTGCTTTGACAAGGCTCGCCCAGAACCCCAACGAGGCTATTGACCAGTACCAGTTTTCCGAAAACATTGACAAGCTATGTGCTCGAGTTGGACAGCTGGTGAACGATGTGGAGATGACCCAGGGTACAGACATGTCCAAGAAGGTGTATGAGATTGAGACCGGtaaggagaaggaaggaCACAAGCCTGTGGAGCCAGGAGAGcatctggagctgctccaggAGTTTCTTGATGGCATTAGGGAGCAtgttgctggagcagcaggtttCTATTCCAGGTTGGAGCAGGcggagctggagatgcCCCAGACCGCCAGTAGTGAAGGTAGTGAGCCGAAGACGGCTAAGAAGGGGACGATTGATGAGAGAATTGGGTGA